In one window of Paucidesulfovibrio gracilis DSM 16080 DNA:
- a CDS encoding GNAT family N-acetyltransferase, with amino-acid sequence MTIVMGDVAIRQVEPRDLDSCCTLEAACFPPAEAADPQSVQVRLQTYAEGFLVAETRGAKRVVVGMVNSGATHKTDITDEAFKKLVGHDPDGSNLVVFSLAVLPQFQGRGIAGQLMRAYAERGAAMRKQRILLLCKDRLVPMYEHLGYRDAGLSASDHGGACWHEMVLDLAVHKGMA; translated from the coding sequence ATGACTATTGTGATGGGTGATGTCGCGATACGCCAAGTCGAACCCAGGGATCTGGATTCGTGCTGTACTCTTGAGGCCGCGTGTTTTCCTCCGGCCGAGGCTGCGGACCCGCAGTCCGTGCAGGTGCGTCTCCAAACGTATGCCGAGGGATTTTTAGTGGCCGAAACCCGTGGAGCAAAGCGGGTCGTGGTGGGCATGGTCAACAGCGGAGCTACGCACAAGACCGATATCACGGACGAAGCGTTCAAAAAGCTGGTGGGGCATGATCCGGACGGGAGCAATCTGGTTGTTTTTTCCCTGGCCGTGCTGCCGCAGTTCCAGGGGCGTGGCATTGCCGGGCAGCTCATGCGTGCCTATGCCGAACGTGGGGCGGCGATGCGCAAGCAGCGAATCCTGCTGCTCTGCAAGGATCGGCTGGTACCCATGTATGAACATCTGGGCTACCGTGACGCGGGCCTGAGCGCGTCGGACCACGGCGGCGCCTGCTGGCACGAAATGGTGCTGGACCTTGCCGTGCACAAGGGTATGGCCTGA